The following are encoded together in the Daphnia magna isolate NIES linkage group LG8, ASM2063170v1.1, whole genome shotgun sequence genome:
- the LOC123475380 gene encoding uncharacterized protein LOC123475380, whose translation MSSSSSSSSSSSSSISSPSSSSDSVSRNQDYRNRLRDHSRRTGEKERRGADRDWDRRGRIRGRRETISRSRSRSRSYNRNRSGSRSLSRYRNRSRSSSRNSTRSTEQARPTDQISIHTDLPPTAIQDDGELIIADAIPPPLDQEPLLPKSFRLDKARSKELRSWMTSAQKPTEAKQLRENFHPSFEKRSFEFKVPVLDPSMARRLKEVRGGEESKAEAKEKALVASQFKILDIAKPMLYLWGSASASNDPVLISAAESALQLWGPAFHSITMQRRENVLHQTDPRFEALLSEPGRFKARDCGLLFGRTFLRSMVRDASDDQKLKSLGQPGGRPSTSSSSRHSRPSGSSRGAKSGRTGSGFTLHGNFNKRGTRPGSSFNRGSSCRSPVKGPAGLKRLDAESSRIQSPKSSLEPTGGPICLVMEQADGPIRELGLSFGRTHTHSRHFV comes from the exons ATGTCTTCTTCGTCTAGTTCGTCAAGTTCGTCAAGTTCGTCAATCTCTTCTCCCAGCTCGAGTTCAGATTCCGTCTCGAGAAATCAGGACTATCGCAATCGTCTACGCGACCATAGCCGTCGGAccggagagaaagagaggaggGGCGCAGATCGAGACTGGGACCGTAGAGGCAGGATCCGCGGTCGAAGGGAGACTATCAGCCGCTCTCGTAGTCGCTCACGCAGCTACAACCGCAACCGCAGTGGCTCTCGCAGCCTCAGCCGCTACCGTAACCGTAGCCGATCGTCGAGCCGCAATAGCACCCGTTCAACCGAGCAAGCCAGACCGACGGACCAAATCAGTATTCATACCGACCTCCCTCCGACAGCCATTCAAGATGATGGTGAGTTAATTATCGCCGATGCCATCCCACCACCCCTCGATCAGGAACCACTTCTGCCCAAAAGTTTCCGTCTCGACAAGGCCCGTTCGAAAGAACTCAGGTCTTGGATGACCTCTGCCCAGAAACCGACGGAGGCCAAACAGCTTAGGGAAAATTTTCATCCCTCGTTCGAGAAGCGTTCTTTTGAGTTTAAAGTCCCAGTGCTGGACCCCTCCATGGCACGGAGGCTCAAGGAAGTAAGAGGAGGAGAGGAGAGCAAGGCGGAGGCTAAGGAAAAGGCCCTAGTGGCCTCTCAATTTAAAATATTGGACATCGCCAAGCCTATGCTGTATCTTTGGGGCAGTGCATCGGCCTCTAATGATCCAGTCCTGATCAGCGCGGCAGAGTCGGCGCTTCAGCTGTGGGGCCCCGCCTTTCACAGCATAACGATGCAGAGAAGGGAGAACGTGCTACACCAGACGGACCCCCGTTTCGAGGCCTTATTGTCGGAACCGGGCCGGTTCAAGGCAAGGGATTGCGGCCTGCTCTTCGGCCGCACCTTTCTCCGCAGCATGGTCAGAGACGCATCCGATGACCAGAAATTGAAGTCGCTGGGCCAGCCCGGGGGACGGCCATCTACATCCTCTTCTAGCCGCCACAGCAGACCCAGCGGCAGCTCGCGTGGGGCGAAAAGTGGCAGAACTGGATCCGGCTTCACCCTCCATGGTAACTTCAACAAACGCGGCACCAGACCCGGATCTTCATTCAATCGCGGATCGAG TTGCAGATCGCCTGTCAAGGGCCCCGCCGGACTCAAGCGACTGGATGCTGAATCCAGCCGTATTCAGTCACCTAAGAGCTCGTTGGAGCCTACAGGTGGACCTATTTGCCTCGTTATGGAACAGGCAGATGGACCGATTCGTGAGCTGGGGCTCTCATTCGGGCGC ACGCATACGCATTCCCGCCATTTTGTCTGA
- the LOC123475208 gene encoding uncharacterized protein LOC123475208 isoform X1 encodes MSDQDMEGAGGADARDPVLAGPALVPVAAGADVRASVDSSEEGAFVGPDGPTAPTGAIDPTNRLAVVRNQMESGGFSDQVVNLLLGGVRNSTSAAYQSAWNGWHSWCVRQGADPMSPPLEKVLEFLSWLVGEGKAYRTVNVARSMLSSTLGKIDGVDIGKHPLVVKLMKGAYNKMPPAPKYAGFWDVNLVINYIISLGPNDGLSLAALSSKLAVLLALSSLYRVSELANIVKDSIVIDDEQAKFSLSAPRKSQRASPLQVITLKKLHPVSLACPVETLKQYISVSEQFRVRAKARLLLLGLRPPRSSVSGSTVARWIKSILAEAGVDTTIYSAHSTRGASASNAANRGVPTDAILSAVTGKEAMEPAEVNRSNDVPKLSHFLLLAESRQKIKQFFVMVICLFEILIGLKGRSS; translated from the exons ATGTCTGACCAAGATATGGAGGGAGCAGGCGGAGCTGACGCTCGTGACCCCGTATTGGCCGGCCCAGCCTTGGTTCCCGTCGCTGCTGGAGCTGACGTGCGAGCCAGCGTTGATTCTTCCGAGGAGGGAGCTTTTGTTGGGCCCGACGGGCCAACAGCACCCACTGGCGCAATCGATCCTACTAATCGCCTGGCGGTTGTCAGGAATCAAATGGAAAGCGGCGGCTTTTCGGACCAAGTGGTCAACCTTCTCCTGGGTGGAGTGCGCAACTCCACATCAGCTGCTTACCAATCCGCTTGGAACGGTTGGCACAGTTGGTGTGTTCGGCAGGGAGCGGATCCCATGTCTCCACCTTTAGAGAAGGTACTTGAATTTTTATCGTGGCTGGTGGGCGAGGGAAAGGCATATAGGACAGTTAACGTCGCCCGCTCTATGCTTTCCTCTACCTTGGGTAAGATCGACGGCGTCGACATCGGTAAACACCCTCTCGTGGTAAAATTAATGAAAGGGGCCTACAACAAGATGCCGCCGGCCCCAAAGTATGCAGGCTTTTGGGATGTAAACTTAGTAATAAATTATATTATCTCCTTGGGCCCTAATGATGGACTTTCGTTGGCCGCCTTATCGTCTAAGTTGGCAGTTTTGTTGGCACTCTCATCGCTATACAGGGTCTCGGAACTGGCCAACATCGTCAAAGATTCCATTGTGATTGACGACGAACAAGCCAAGTTTTCCCTGTCGGCGCCTAGGAAATCTCAACGGGCGTCCCCTCTCCAAGTGATCACCCTGAAAAAATTGCACCCCGTTTCCTTAGCATGCCCGGTGGAGACTTTGAAACAGTATATTTCCGTCTCGGAGCAGTTCCGTGTAAGGGCAAAAGCTAGATTGCTACTGCTGGGTCTCCGCCCGCCTCGAAGTTCAGTGAGCGGTTCAACGGTGGCACGTTGGATCAAGTCAATCTTGGCGGAGGCAGGAGTAGACACGACCATTTACTCGGCCCACTCTACGCGTGGAGCTTCGGCTTCCAACGCGGCAAATCGAGGTGTACCAACGGACGCTATCTTGTCAGCAG TTACAGGAAAGGAAGCAATGGAGCCAGCGGAAGTCAATCGAAGTAATGATGTTCCGAAactttcccattttttgttgttggcgGAATCCCGGCAGAAGATTAAGCAATTTTTTGTTATGGTTATCTGTTTATTTGAAATCCTCATTGGTCTGAAGGGGCGTAGTTCCTGA
- the LOC123475208 gene encoding uncharacterized protein LOC123475208 isoform X2 → MSDQDMEGAGGADARDPVLAGPALVPVAAGADVRASVDSSEEGAFVGPDGPTAPTGAIDPTNRLAVVRNQMESGGFSDQVVNLLLGGVRNSTSAAYQSAWNGWHSWCVRQGADPMSPPLEKVLEFLSWLVGEGKAYRTVNVARSMLSSTLGKIDGVDIGKHPLVVKLMKGAYNKMPPAPKYAGFWDVNLVINYIISLGPNDGLSLAALSSKLAVLLALSSLYRVSELANIVKDSIVIDDEQAKFSLSAPRKSQRASPLQVITLKKLHPVSLACPVETLKQYISVSEQFRVRAKARLLLLGLRPPRSSVSGSTVARWIKSILAEAGVDTTIYSAHSTRGASASNAANRGVPTDAILSAGCWKSESTFTRFYRGPTAGASVASALHMGR, encoded by the coding sequence ATGTCTGACCAAGATATGGAGGGAGCAGGCGGAGCTGACGCTCGTGACCCCGTATTGGCCGGCCCAGCCTTGGTTCCCGTCGCTGCTGGAGCTGACGTGCGAGCCAGCGTTGATTCTTCCGAGGAGGGAGCTTTTGTTGGGCCCGACGGGCCAACAGCACCCACTGGCGCAATCGATCCTACTAATCGCCTGGCGGTTGTCAGGAATCAAATGGAAAGCGGCGGCTTTTCGGACCAAGTGGTCAACCTTCTCCTGGGTGGAGTGCGCAACTCCACATCAGCTGCTTACCAATCCGCTTGGAACGGTTGGCACAGTTGGTGTGTTCGGCAGGGAGCGGATCCCATGTCTCCACCTTTAGAGAAGGTACTTGAATTTTTATCGTGGCTGGTGGGCGAGGGAAAGGCATATAGGACAGTTAACGTCGCCCGCTCTATGCTTTCCTCTACCTTGGGTAAGATCGACGGCGTCGACATCGGTAAACACCCTCTCGTGGTAAAATTAATGAAAGGGGCCTACAACAAGATGCCGCCGGCCCCAAAGTATGCAGGCTTTTGGGATGTAAACTTAGTAATAAATTATATTATCTCCTTGGGCCCTAATGATGGACTTTCGTTGGCCGCCTTATCGTCTAAGTTGGCAGTTTTGTTGGCACTCTCATCGCTATACAGGGTCTCGGAACTGGCCAACATCGTCAAAGATTCCATTGTGATTGACGACGAACAAGCCAAGTTTTCCCTGTCGGCGCCTAGGAAATCTCAACGGGCGTCCCCTCTCCAAGTGATCACCCTGAAAAAATTGCACCCCGTTTCCTTAGCATGCCCGGTGGAGACTTTGAAACAGTATATTTCCGTCTCGGAGCAGTTCCGTGTAAGGGCAAAAGCTAGATTGCTACTGCTGGGTCTCCGCCCGCCTCGAAGTTCAGTGAGCGGTTCAACGGTGGCACGTTGGATCAAGTCAATCTTGGCGGAGGCAGGAGTAGACACGACCATTTACTCGGCCCACTCTACGCGTGGAGCTTCGGCTTCCAACGCGGCAAATCGAGGTGTACCAACGGACGCTATCTTGTCAGCAGGTTGTTGGAAGTCGGAATCCACATTTACCCGTTTTTACCGTGGCCCGACTGCGGGTGCATCGGTAGCAAGCGCATTGCACATGGGTCGTTAG